CGCAGCGAAGGCGCATCGGTAGCGCCCTGAATAACTCGTGCCTGAAGAACTGGTGCCTGAACGGTTGCCGTAACAAAGCTGCGCCACTAGGTTCGCGTGCAACCACAAGGAAGCCGGACGTCCAACCGGCGCCGGGCCGAGGAACCGAACGTGCAGCTTTCCGATTTCGCCAGTTTTCCCAATCTCGTCGCGATGTTTCTCGATCGCGCGGCATCGCGCGGGCAAAGCCCGTTCCTGTGGGCCAAGCGCGATGGCCAGTGGCATTCGCAAAGCTGGGCAGAGGCCGCGCGCAAGGTTTGCCTGCTGGCTGAAAACCTGCGCGCACTGGGCCTGAACCCTGGTGACCGGGTGGCGCTCGTTTCGGAAAATCGGCCGGAATGGGCGATTGCCGATCTGGCGATCATGGCCGCTGGCCTTGTCACCGTACCGACCTATATCACCAACACCGAACGCGATCACCTGCACATCCTCGAAAACTCCGAGGCGCGCGCGGTCATCGTCTCCACCTCGAAACTTTCGCACACGCTCCTGCCCGCCGCGCTCGCCGCGCCCTGCGTCGAACACGTGATCGGCATCGAACCGCTTCGCCAGATGCAAGCGGGCAAGCTGGCATTCCACGATTGGGGTGCGATGATCGCGGGCGATGCCGAAGCGGCACGGGCGGCGGTGGATGCGCGCCTTTCCACGATGGGCCGCAATGATCTCGCCTGCCTGATCTATACCAGCGGCACCGGCGGTTCCCCGCGTGGTGTGCGGCTGCACCATGGCTCGATCCTGTGCAATGTCGATGGCGCGGCCCACATTCTGACGCAGGATTTCGGCTGGGGCGACGAAGTGTTCCTGTCGTTCCTGCCGCTCAGCCACGCCTATGAACACACCGGCGGCCAGTATCTGCCGATCGGCATGGGCGCACAGATCTATTATTCCGAAGGCCTCGAAAAGCTGGCGTCCAATATCGAGGAAGTGCGCCCCACGATCATGGTCGTGGTGCCCCGCCTGTTCGAAGTGCTGCGCACCCGGATCATGAAGCAGGTGGAAAAACAGGGCAAGGTTGCGAACTATCTGATGGACCGCGCGCTCAATATCGGCACACGTAAGGCATCGGGCCGCAACCGGATCATCGATGCGCCGATGAACCTGATCCTTGAACGCACGTTGCGCCCGAAGATCCGCGCACGCTTCGGCGGGCGGATGAAGGCGATGGTTTCAGGCGGCGCGCCGCTCAATCCAGATGTCGGCGTGTTCTTCGATGCAATGGGCCTGACCATGCTGCAGGGCTATGGCCAGACCGAAGCCGGCCCGGTGATCTCTTGCAACCGTCCCAGCGCCGGCCTTGGCATGGATACGGTCGGACCACCGATGAAGGGCGTGGAAGTCAGGATCGCCGAGGACGGCGAGATCCTCGTGCGCGGCGAACTGGTGATGCACGGCTACTGGCGCAATGACGCCGATACCGCGCGCGCCATCCCCGGCGACGGTCCGAACGCGGGCTGGCTGCACACCGGCGACATCGGCCACATCGACGTCAAGGGCCGCATCGTCATCACCGATCGCAAGAAGGACATGATCGTCAACGACAAGGGCGACAATGTCTCGCCCCAGAAGATCGAGGGCATGCTCACCCTCCAGCCCGAAATCGCACAGGCAATGGTGTGCGGCGACAAGCGGCCCTACATCGTCGGCCTGATCGTCCCCGATCCCGAATGGGCGCTCGACTGGTCCCGCAAGCAGGGCGAACACTTCGATTTCAAGGAATTGCAGGACCTGCCCGCGTTCAAGGCCGCAATCCGCGCGGCGGTCGATCGCGTAAAC
This genomic interval from Novosphingobium sp. CECT 9465 contains the following:
- a CDS encoding long-chain fatty acid--CoA ligase, translating into MQLSDFASFPNLVAMFLDRAASRGQSPFLWAKRDGQWHSQSWAEAARKVCLLAENLRALGLNPGDRVALVSENRPEWAIADLAIMAAGLVTVPTYITNTERDHLHILENSEARAVIVSTSKLSHTLLPAALAAPCVEHVIGIEPLRQMQAGKLAFHDWGAMIAGDAEAARAAVDARLSTMGRNDLACLIYTSGTGGSPRGVRLHHGSILCNVDGAAHILTQDFGWGDEVFLSFLPLSHAYEHTGGQYLPIGMGAQIYYSEGLEKLASNIEEVRPTIMVVVPRLFEVLRTRIMKQVEKQGKVANYLMDRALNIGTRKASGRNRIIDAPMNLILERTLRPKIRARFGGRMKAMVSGGAPLNPDVGVFFDAMGLTMLQGYGQTEAGPVISCNRPSAGLGMDTVGPPMKGVEVRIAEDGEILVRGELVMHGYWRNDADTARAIPGDGPNAGWLHTGDIGHIDVKGRIVITDRKKDMIVNDKGDNVSPQKIEGMLTLQPEIAQAMVCGDKRPYIVGLIVPDPEWALDWSRKQGEHFDFKELQDLPAFKAAIRAAVDRVNKDLSVIERVRQFTFADEAFSIDNEEMTPSLKIRRHKIKARYGARVDALYKG